A window of Bradyrhizobium sp. AZCC 1719 genomic DNA:
GCGGTGCGGTTGCGACCAGGTCGGCGGCATCTTCTCCTGATATCGTCAGCCATGCGAGGCCGCCGGCAAGCTGGCCCGCCGCCATCACGATCACCGGCGTGATCAGCACGATCGCGTCAGAGCTTTCGGAAAAACTTCGCCACAGCATCAGGGCCGGCGGCACCAGATACAGCAATTGCATCAGGCTTTGCGATAGCAGCCACGGGTCGCGCCGCAGCAGCAGGAACTCCTTGGTGCGTAGCGCCCGTTGCCGCGAGCCGCCGCGAAATGCCGTGGCGCGCGGCCCGCGACGGACAGAGCGCGTGGTTGCGGCGACTCGGACGACGGTATCAGCAAATCGCGGCGAAAAGACCGCCATCACGGCGCCGAGCAGCAGGAGCCCGCCGGCCATGAGCCATGACAGCACCATGCCGTCGCCGATCGCCGCACGCGCCGGCCACCACAGCGGACTGTCGAGATCAGGCGCATAGGCTGAAGCGGCATCGGAGGTCAGCACGGCGAAGCGAGACAACGTACCGTAGGAAAGAATGGCCGCGACCTGGAGCGCGATGACGAAGCCGGCGCCGATGACGGCGGCCACGATCTGTGCGACGAGGCGGGTGCGGCTCGGGCCGATCAGCCTGAACAGCAGCACGGTGATCGCGATCGCTACCGCTGCAGCCGAAAGGCCGATGGCGACGACGACGCCGAACGCCGAGAGCCAGCGCGCGCCGCCGCCGATCACGAGAACGTCGACAAAGGGCGTCGACAATAGCAGTGCCATTCCGATGACGGATAGCGCGATCGCCGCGATCCGCACCGAGAACACGTTGGCGAGGTTGGCTGGTGACGACATCAGGAGGTCAAGATCGGCGCGGGCGTAAAACACCCGCGTCACGGATTCGATCGCCTGCGACAGCATCAAAGCCCAGGCGAGAAAGATGGTCGCGGTGATGACGATCAGTTCCGGCTTGCCGAGCGGTGCCTGCAAATCGGCGAAGCGGCCGATTACGGCATAGGCCGGCAAATGCATGATGGCAGCGAACACGACCAGGGCGATGATGGCGCGCTTTCGTTTTCCCCGGCTACCGGTCATCATGGCCAGCCATTCGCGCCAGGCCAGCCGGATCTCGTGCCGGGCAAACCAGGTGAGCGCCGCGGCCGAACTCATGCGGCGGCCGCGTCGGCGTCGACGAGCGCGATGAACATGTCTTCGAGACTGGTGTCGCCGCGGCCATTCTGCTGGCGCAGCTCGCTGAGCGTACCCTCGGCCACCAGCCGTCCCGCGGCGATGACGCCGATCCGGTCGGCCATCCGCTCGGCGACTTCGAGAATATGCGTCGTCATGATCACCGTGCAGCCGGAGCGGACGCGCTCCTGCAGCAATCCCTTGACGTGACGCGCCGACAGCGCATCTAACCCGGTCAGCGGCTCGTCCAGGATGATCAGCCGGGGATTGTGAACCAGTGCGCCGGCGAGCGCCACCTTCTGCCGCATGCCCTTGGAAAATCCCTCGCAGCGTTCGTGCAGATGCGGCTCGAGTCCGAGCGACGCCAGAAGCTGGTGAGCGGAAGTTTCGGAAGTTGCAGGATCGATGCCCCACAGGCCGGCGACGAATTCGAGATATTCCAGCGGCGTCAGCTTGTCGTAGATCATGGGCTCGTCGGAAACCCAGGCCATGATCTGCTTGGCGGCGACGGGATCGGCAAGCGCATCAATGCCCAATATGGATACAGAGCCTGCGTCGGGCTTGAGCAGACCGGCGACCATGCGCAAGGTCGTGGTCTTGCCGGCGCCGTTCGGGCCGAGCAGGGCGTAGAACTCGCCGGTGCGAACGGTGAGGTCGAGCGCATCGACCGCCGGGCGGTCAAAACGCTTCGTTAACCCTTGCACCTCGAGCGCCGATACATCCGCTTTCATGATTTCGGAACGATCCATTTGTTCGTCGCGGACCATGTACCGAAGAACTTTCGGCGCGGTGAATCTGGTGCACCAAATCGCGCCGACCCCCGCAACTTCCCGGGCTGCGGCATTTCTCCGCAATTGTTAACGGCGCCGCTCGCAGCGCTTTGTTGACAGCGGTCGGCGCTTTGGGCTCAATGCGACGGGACATATGCGGCTGCAGGCGTCGTCGATGCCGGGCAGCGTGTAGACACAAGATGCGAAGGAGGCGATCGACAGAATCGCCCGGCATCGGGGAGGGAAATGATGCTGGACTTCGTTCAGCAGCTCGTGAGTGGCATCGCGCTCGGCTGCGTTTATGGCCTGATCGCGCTCGGTTTCGTGCTCATTTACAAGGCAACCGAGGTCGTCAATTTCGCCCAGGGCGATTTGATGATGCTGGGCGGATTCTTCGCCTTCACATTCATCGGCATGCTTGGTCTCAATTACTGGCTCGGATTCGCCGGTGCCGTCATCGCCATGGCACTGTTCGGCATGCTGGCCGAACGTGTGGTGGTGCGTCCGATCCTCGGCTATCCGCAGTTTTCCATCATCATGGCGACGATCGGGCTCGGTTACTTCCTGCGCTCCGTGGTCGGCATGATCTGGGGCACCGACGATTTCAAGATCGAGACGCCGTTCAGCGACGGTGTGCTGCGAATCGGCTCGCTGGTGCTGGCATACGACAAGCTGTCGGTGATCGCCGCCACCATCATCCTCTGCGCGCTGCTGTACCTGTTCTTCAACCGCACCACGCTCGGCACCGCGATGCGCGCCAGTTCGGAGAACATGCTCGCTGCCTACTACATGGGCATTCCGGTCAAGCGCGTGGTCTCGATCGTGTGGGCGATCGCTGCGGCGGTCGCGACCGCAGCTGGCGTGCTGCTGGCGCCCATCACCTTCATTCACTCCAATGTCGGACTGGTGCTCGGCCTGAAAGCATTTCCCGCCGCCGTGCTCGGCGGTTTCGGCTCGATTCCGGGTGCCGTGGTCGGCGGCGTGCTGATCGGCGTGATCGAGAGCATGGCCGGCTTCTACCTGCCGCAGGGCTGGAAAGACGTCGCGCCCTACATCGTCCTTCTGGTGGTGCTGCTGCTCAAGCCCGAAGGCCTGTTCGGTGTTCACATGCGGAAGAAGGTCTAATGCGTTTTCTCTTCAAGACGGAATACGAAGACGACATCAAGCTTTTTCCGCACAGCGGCTACGTCGTCTCCTACGGTATCCTGCTGGCGTTTCTGCTGATCGCGCCGTTCGTGCTTTCCAGCTATCTCGTCAGCCAACTGGTGTTCGTCTGCATCTATGCGACGGTTGGCGTGGGACTGATGATTCTCACCGGCTTCACCGGGCAGGCCTCGCTCGGACACGCCGCCTTTCTGGCGATCGGCGCCTACACGGCGGCCTATCTGCAGCAGTTCAACGTGCCGTTTCCGGTCTACTTCCTGGCCGGCGGCCTGTTGACCGGCGTGGTCGGTGCGCTGGTCGGATTCCCGGCGCTGCGGCTGACGGGCATTTATCTCGTCATCGCGACGATTTCCTTTGCCTTCATCGTCGAGGAGGTGCTGGCTCGCTGGGAAAGCGTAACCCACGGCAACGAGGGCATGCGGGTCAAGACGCTGAGCCTGTTCGGGCAGGCGGTGCCGCAAAACGGCCCGACCTTCTACTATCTCTGTCTTGCTGTACTGATCCTCACCATCGTCGGCGCGCTCAATCTGCTGCGCTCGCCGACAGGACGCGCCTTCGTCGCGATCCGCGACAGCGAAACCGCGGCGCGCAGCATGGGCGTCAACGTGTCGCTCTACAAGGTGAAGTCGTTTGCGATCAGCGCGGCGATCACAGGCCTCGCCGGCGTGCTGTTCGCGCACAAGCTCTCCTTCATTTCGCCGGAAATGTTCACGCTGCAGCTCTCGATTGAGTTCATCATCGTGATCCTGATCGGCGGCGCCTTCAGCCTGCACGGCGCGGTGTTAGGTGCAATCTTTCTGGTCATGATCGATCCGTTCCTGACGTACCTGAAGGACGACCTGCCCGGCATCATCGCCGGCATCGCAGCGACCTTCGGCGCTGACAGCATTACGGCCGCGAAAATTCACGGCAACGTCGCCGCCATTGCGTCCGCCAACGGCCTGAAGGGCGCCATCTACGGGGTAATCATCGTGCTGTTCGTGCTGTTCGAGCCGCTCGGTCTCTACGGCCGCTGGCTGAAGATAAAACTCTTCTTCCAGCTCTTCCCGCTCTACAAGCGCGCCACCTTCAAACGCCAGAAGATCTACGTGAAATCGGAGCGGAACCGATGAGCTATTTCCGTGCGGAAAATCTCTCTCTGCACTTCGGCGGCCTCAAAGCTGTCGATTCCGTCAGCTTCGCTGTGGAAAAGGGCGAGATACTCTCGATCATCGGCCCGAACGGCGCCGGCAAGAGTTCAATCTTCAACCTGATCTCGCGGATTTATCCGCCGACCTCGGGCAGGATCTTCTTCGAGGACCAGGATATTACCAATCAGCCGGCCTACGATATCGCAGGCCTCGGCATCGCCCGCACCTTCCAGAACATCGAATTGTTCGAGAATGCGACCATGCTGAGCAATCTCCTGGTCGGCCGGCACCGCCACTCCACCACGCGGCTCTGGCAGGAATTGCTGTTCCTGCCGAGCGTGCGCGCCGGCGAAAAGATGCATCGCCGCCGTGTCGAGCAGGTAATCGAATTTCTCGATCTCGAAGCCTATCGCGACAAGCTGATCTCGGGACTGCCTTACGGCGTCCGCAAGGTGATCGAGCTGGCGCGCGCGCTGTGCTCCGAGCCGAAGCTGATCCTGCTGGACGAGCCGTCCTCCGGCCTCAATGTCGAGGAGACCGAGGACATGTCGTTCTGGATCCGCGACATGAAGACCGAGCTTGGCATCACCGTCTTGATGGTCGAGCACGACATGACGCTGGTCAATCGCGTCTCCGACCGCGTGATTGCGCTTAACTATGGCCGCGTGCTCGCGATGGGCTCGCCGTCCGAGGTGCAGCGCCATCCCGATGTCGTCGCCGCCTATCTCGGCGCATGAGGATGATGCCATGAGCGCTTCCGACATCATCCTCAAGCTTAGCAATATCGAGAGCTATTACGGGCCGATCATGGCCATCCGCGGCATCAGCCTGGAGGTGCCGCGCGGCCGCATCGTCACCCTGCTCGGCGCCAACGGCGCCGGCAAGACCACCGTGCTCAAGACCATCTCCGGCATTCTCGATCCGCAAAAAGGCTCGATCGAATTCTTGGGCAAACCG
This region includes:
- a CDS encoding ABC transporter ATP-binding protein gives rise to the protein MSYFRAENLSLHFGGLKAVDSVSFAVEKGEILSIIGPNGAGKSSIFNLISRIYPPTSGRIFFEDQDITNQPAYDIAGLGIARTFQNIELFENATMLSNLLVGRHRHSTTRLWQELLFLPSVRAGEKMHRRRVEQVIEFLDLEAYRDKLISGLPYGVRKVIELARALCSEPKLILLDEPSSGLNVEETEDMSFWIRDMKTELGITVLMVEHDMTLVNRVSDRVIALNYGRVLAMGSPSEVQRHPDVVAAYLGA
- a CDS encoding branched-chain amino acid ABC transporter permease, translated to MLDFVQQLVSGIALGCVYGLIALGFVLIYKATEVVNFAQGDLMMLGGFFAFTFIGMLGLNYWLGFAGAVIAMALFGMLAERVVVRPILGYPQFSIIMATIGLGYFLRSVVGMIWGTDDFKIETPFSDGVLRIGSLVLAYDKLSVIAATIILCALLYLFFNRTTLGTAMRASSENMLAAYYMGIPVKRVVSIVWAIAAAVATAAGVLLAPITFIHSNVGLVLGLKAFPAAVLGGFGSIPGAVVGGVLIGVIESMAGFYLPQGWKDVAPYIVLLVVLLLKPEGLFGVHMRKKV
- a CDS encoding ABC transporter ATP-binding protein yields the protein MKADVSALEVQGLTKRFDRPAVDALDLTVRTGEFYALLGPNGAGKTTTLRMVAGLLKPDAGSVSILGIDALADPVAAKQIMAWVSDEPMIYDKLTPLEYLEFVAGLWGIDPATSETSAHQLLASLGLEPHLHERCEGFSKGMRQKVALAGALVHNPRLIILDEPLTGLDALSARHVKGLLQERVRSGCTVIMTTHILEVAERMADRIGVIAAGRLVAEGTLSELRQQNGRGDTSLEDMFIALVDADAAAA
- a CDS encoding branched-chain amino acid ABC transporter permease, which encodes MRFLFKTEYEDDIKLFPHSGYVVSYGILLAFLLIAPFVLSSYLVSQLVFVCIYATVGVGLMILTGFTGQASLGHAAFLAIGAYTAAYLQQFNVPFPVYFLAGGLLTGVVGALVGFPALRLTGIYLVIATISFAFIVEEVLARWESVTHGNEGMRVKTLSLFGQAVPQNGPTFYYLCLAVLILTIVGALNLLRSPTGRAFVAIRDSETAARSMGVNVSLYKVKSFAISAAITGLAGVLFAHKLSFISPEMFTLQLSIEFIIVILIGGAFSLHGAVLGAIFLVMIDPFLTYLKDDLPGIIAGIAATFGADSITAAKIHGNVAAIASANGLKGAIYGVIIVLFVLFEPLGLYGRWLKIKLFFQLFPLYKRATFKRQKIYVKSERNR
- a CDS encoding permease; amino-acid sequence: MSSAAALTWFARHEIRLAWREWLAMMTGSRGKRKRAIIALVVFAAIMHLPAYAVIGRFADLQAPLGKPELIVITATIFLAWALMLSQAIESVTRVFYARADLDLLMSSPANLANVFSVRIAAIALSVIGMALLLSTPFVDVLVIGGGARWLSAFGVVVAIGLSAAAVAIAITVLLFRLIGPSRTRLVAQIVAAVIGAGFVIALQVAAILSYGTLSRFAVLTSDAASAYAPDLDSPLWWPARAAIGDGMVLSWLMAGGLLLLGAVMAVFSPRFADTVVRVAATTRSVRRGPRATAFRGGSRQRALRTKEFLLLRRDPWLLSQSLMQLLYLVPPALMLWRSFSESSDAIVLITPVIVMAAGQLAGGLAWLTISGEDAADLVATAPLPPSRVIRAKVEVVLISIGAIFTPLIAALAFASLTQAIVTALGVIIATVSAAAIQLWFRVQAKRTQFRRRQTSSRLATFAEAFCSIGWAATSALAVTIPIAAVISGALTAAILAATWKISPRRD